GGTTCGATCGGTTGAACCAcgaaccggccatggcaccGATCTGGTTTGACTTTGTCAGAAAACCGGTCAAAAATCGGTCGAACTGTGAAAACCGCCGAACCGGTGGTTTTCGGTTTTCaactttcccttttttttttttttttttttttaagttttgcaaaatgcagctatcaagattcaaactcaagacctttgtaatagaagaccaatgtattaaccattacaccatcacatcttattagtttttttcgataacttatttatataaaacaaacacacatatttctttttttcatttttcttacaaaatctcattctctcatggctctttatttttaattttcaactctctctctctctctctatcctcttttcttttgtcactccctttttaatcaaacctctttatttttaatttattgatattttctttcatcttttaattttgtttttgtccatcaaaattgaaaaaagttaaaaaggaattatttttctttaacccaaattatttaatgccacaaccactcacttttatctcattttttgtttcttatcaaatttacatttctattttcgattctcttgacttccttcgaactccaaactttcttttttaaattgcaatctctaaatcctaaaatgtaaattaaaatttaagttcacaatgtctaaattctcatagacgtgaattttgtataatttcaaaatattatgatatttttgggttggatttagatataattgaaattgaaatgaaatttatttgttttaacttataatttgaaaattttattttttaaaatccaagttattaaaaaatagtaaacttttcatcatataaagtattaaattagtccattacatgtcttattttgtgcatatatatatttatataaattattttttaaaaaatttattgaaccGGGGTtaaaccggtccgaccggttgaaccttgaccctttcacttcaccggttcaattaacggtccggtttttaaaacattgataTAATGCTAAATCCGGGGAACTAAACTAAAAATCAAGACACTGAATAAAAATAGCATTTGCGGATACAATGTATGTTTTGTAGAAAGAAACATGGATATTGACAAGGGCAAATGTCATTAAAGTAGGGTGAGGTTAATCTTCATTAATTGGAGAGGATTTTTTCTCCATTACATCTAAATAAGTATAATTATAattttactttttaaaaaaaaatcatacatataatatttttcaATTGTTTAAAGTACAtacaaaaattaaaagtaaattgattaaattttacTGTTGAATCAAACTTTAAAAACTTTatcataatttgacccattttaCACCATCAAACTGTTTTGTGCAAATTGAATAATAAAATAGTCACATATGAGTTTGATTTTTAAGCATGTTGGTCTACTcttgaaaataaaattattcATACAAGCAAAAATGGATAGATAAATGGAGAAAAAAGTAATGAAGAGGATCTCAATGATGGTATGAGTGGCCAAAGACCGTCACAGTAAGGGCATTGGGATCCATTAAAAATATACTAATTGAATATGGTTTGTATATTTATCACTATGTCGTTAAATGGCAAAAATAGTCGAATATTTGTCGGTTAAAATCAAGTATTTGTGTCTAATTTTTTGGGGGCCAAGGTGAACGAAAAGCGTGAAATGCTTGAAATGGAGATTTACTAAttagtttatcccaaatttcagTTGTTATGGAGACCAGGGTCTCCATGACGGCCACCAATAGAAATGTCAATTAATAGGGAGATTAATAAGTTATGTTAAAAGGTTTGGCCAATGAGTATGTGTTCAGGTGGTAAGTTAGAAAAATCCTTAAAAATGTAAAATGTATTTAACCGAAAAGAGTAAAATACAGTTTTGGTATCTAAACTTGGATCTTTAAGTAATTTTGGTACCTAAGCTTTGAGTGAAAATAAATTTGGTACCCAATATTATAATATCTAAGAATCTTTTGTATACttgacaaatttttttaattcctACTCGAAAATGTCACATGCTGTCACATGCCATGCAacgaaattgtaaaaaaaaattcaaaaaatcataaaataagCTGCTAACCTCATGGCCTGTTTAAGGACTAATAGAATGAGGATCActcatttaaaaagaaaataaattcatgTGAAATCTATTATGACAATTATgtttagggataattgcagaaacctcccctgagatttctgacatttgcactgacctcccctctaGGTTTAGAAATTGCATTCACCTCCCCTGAACAGTAACAATTTGTTGCAGAGACCTTCTTGACAGCTTTTGTAGAAGTGAGATAagaattttcttccaattttgcccttacttgcttgacaattattatttgcttgacaattgcttaactaattatctaattagttaatagttaaactaattaactattaactaattatctaattaactattaactaattaactaattatctaattaattaattaactaattatctaattgactaattaactaattatttaattaactaattaactcaAGCTGTTGgctgtccgaaactaacaaactatttgcatgttaaactaattaactaattaactaattaactaattaactaactaactaattaacaaactatttgcatgttaaactatatgcagtacgtattacctatttaaagtatcggttctttatgggtattttactttcaaacatttaatttatgataaaaacatcaatgtttgtaagtaaaatcaaaaagtgttacagtaatattctttcAAAAAGGGAGGGGCATAGggccataaattaaatgtttgaaagtaagaatattaatattactgtaacactttttgaattttacttacaaacattgatgtttttatcataaattaaatgtttgaaagtaaaataccttTAAAGAACCGATACTTTAAATAGCTAATGCGTACTGCATAtaatttaacatgcaaatagttttttaattagttagttagttaattaattaattagtttaacatgcaaatagtttgttagttttgggatagacaacagctttagttaattagttaattagataaatagaaattagttaattagttaattatttaattagataattagttagttcattagttaagcagttaattagttaattagtttaacatgcaaatagtttgttagtttcggatagacaacggttttagttaattagttaattagttaaacagttaattagtttagcatgcaaatagtttgttagttttggATAGACAAtaactttagttaattagataattagttaattagataaacaaaaattagttaattaattaattagataattaggtagttaattagttaagcagtgaattagttaattagtttaacatgcaaatagtttgttagtttcggacagacaacagctttagttaattagttaattagataaatagaaattagttaattagataattagttaatatttaattagtttaactatgcagaaatagtttaattagttaataactattaacaattagataattagttaattagttaatagttaattagataattagttattaattaattagattattagtgatttagttaattagttaattagttaaactatgcagaaatagttaatttagtgtaatttttattaacaaatattttgttgggtttgatgaaagtactcatcacattcatttggtaaaattaaatcatgtcagggGTACTTTAGTAAATTGACCCACTTTTGCCTCTTAAATTGCCTCCAACTTTtgataggggaggtcagtgctatttcaaaattgataggggaggtcaatgctattactataaaagtcaggggaggtttctgcaattatcccttatgTTTATGATTACTCACCTACAATGTCGATTCAAGTTTGAAATCGACTATGTCAATTATGTTTGCGATTActcttttaaaatttcaattccaGTTTGAACGCCACTATGTGACTTGAGTTTATGATTACTATCTACATCAACTAACAATTGTGCATGTACCATCACTCCCTCTCCCCTTTCTCCCACATCGATCTGGTGAGGGTCGAGTGATGAGAGTTTAAGTCCCCTTGGTCCAACTTGAAAGTCAGCAATTGCCTTTTAAGTTGGATTGAGGATTAAGGTTTAATATTTCTTCCTCTATCTTTGTTGGAAAGAAACAAGAGTCATGGAGAGGGTTAATAGTTAGTGTCAATCTGAGTGTTTccctctctcctttctcccACATCGGTCTGGTGAAGGTCGAGTGATGAGAGTTTAAGTCCCCTTGATCCAACTTGGAAGTCAGCAATTGCCTTTTAAGTTGGATTGAGAATTAAGGTATAAAATTTCTTCCTCTATCTTTgttgaaaagaaacaagagtCATGGAGAGAGTTAATAGTTAGCGTAGTCTGAATGTTTCTCTCTCCCACATCGGTCTGGTGAGGATCGAGTGATGAGAGTTTAAGTCCCTTTGGTCCAATTTGAAAATCAGCAATTGCCTTTTAAGTTGGATTGaggattaagatttaaaatttcttcctttatctttgttggaaaaaaaaattgtgcatGTACCATCACAATTCTACGTTTGTCCTTGCTGTCTTTTGCCTGGCCCATGGTGACGTGTTGTCCTTTTTCCTTCAATTCTTCTTACTATGCACAGATGATTCAGTCCCATTGGGAACCTAAATTTGTGTTCCCAATGCAACTGACAGGAAATCCAAGACAATATCAACGCTGATGATTTGGGAcagggacggtcatcagtaTGACCGTCCCTGTCCCTGCACGGTTAAGGGCCAAGATTggccctcaaaattttgtgtGGCTGAAATTACAccatgtaactcgattttcgcGCTAAGTGTGGGGCCCACCActatctgttgtgaaaatacatcctgtgaaaaaaaagttacataATGTACAAAGAAAGTTACGCGCAGTTGATAATGACTAAAATTGGCAGGGACGGTTGCAGGTCCGTGCCCCGAGTCCCAAAGCTGAGACAGCACCAAAATTGTTAAAAGTTCTTGTCTccatttattttagttttatgtAATGTAGTACTAGATTGTAACCTTTGATGATTTGTTAATAAACAATTAATGACTTCAATAAATATTAGTTAGCTCAATTTCAGGTATGGAGTACTTACGTACTTATTAACATGTGACATATATAAAATTAGTTTTGAATTATTGATGTTTTGTTAACTTTGTATTATTTAATTTAATCCATACAAGTGCCGATCTACTCATATCTAGATAACATTTGAATAGATTTTTGGTACAATTATTTTTGGCTACATGGATTTTTAATGACTTAGTAAAAATTCATAagtaaattttgagatttatggGGTTGTTTGGCAAACgaattttttgtcaagtttttcttctacaagttttttaataattttagttacaataatctttaaaaattctttaaaatttttaaaacacatactttaaaatacccaaaaaaaaatttcctacttttctttcttcttcttccttttcccaCCTCAACCCACCACAATCATTGCCGACACCAATACTAACACCACCACTATTGTTGACTAACACCACCACTATTGTTGACATCGGcaatctcttccttttttttttctttttctctctctctctccctcctccCTCCCTTTTCCATCTcccctctcctcctcctcctccattttttctcttcctcctccctccctctctttctctcctcctcttcttctcctCACCCCGCCACCCTCCCCCTCCCCTTCACTCTCCCCCCTAGTCGCACCACCAAAAAAGAGGAATATAaaatttttctcattttattctttttttttaaaagcacCTCAACCCACCACCATCATAATTATGTGTGAGAGAGGGGGAATAAATCAACAATATAGTACTATAAGAACAAGtctattaaattttatttttcactcTTCTCGACCGATAACAATAATAAGACTATATGACTTGATAAACAAATATTGTCAATTACAATAAATTACCTGATAAATTACTAATTTCTAATTGTTAAAACTACTATAACTTGGATTCTAATAAAACTATTAGAAACTAAACTTGACTAGAACAGTATTAAATAACAATATAGAAACTTCTATTTTTTAGACTTGCTTTAATATGCCAGCAACATATCATAACAACTTCCAAAACTCATAACAATATAATTATGTTCCATACATCTTTCTTATCCATAAGttaagaaatttatttaaatacaattctatcatcaaaatgcaaccttCGAGTTGTTATTAAGTAAAAaacatcaacaacgtaaaaatAATAAGCATGTATCTCCCAAAGAACAAGAAAATGATTGAAACCTACAGTAGTTCGAATAAAATTCTAAATCACCTTAGTCGCACTCATTTAATGTGGTAAAGTTACAGATATAGATGTAGACAGAAGTACCTTAAACATATTCTAGTAGTTCTTGTTAAGACCAGAACAATGATATGGATCAAGAATCAAGTGCAGATCATTTTTTCGCCTCATTGACAAGCCAAAGTTCTCAGTCATGTCCAGCTGATCGTGTTTCAACTCACCAGGGAGCTTCCAATCAAAATGGAACAACAGTTGTGCAAGGAGAAGCTCAATATTTGCTTGTGCATATGATATACCTGGGCATATCCTTCGTCCAGAACCAAATGGGATATATTCATAATTATTCCCCTTATAATCCACTTCAGAATCAAGAAATCTGTCTGGATTAAATTTCTCAGCATCAACCCAGTACATGGGATCCCTTCCAATTGCCCAAGCATTAACAAGAACTCTTGACTTAGCTGGTATTTGGTAACCATTAATTTCACATTGTTCACTACATTCTCTTGGAAGCAACAAGGGAACGCTAGGATGTATTCTTAAGGTTTCTTTAATGATTGCACCCAAGTATTTCAACTCGTGAAGGCTCGATTCATCAACATTTCCTTTTTCATCAAAGACATTTCTTACTTCATCTTGTGCCCTTTCCATTACTACTGGATTCCTAATTATCTCAGAAATTGCCCATTCCATAGTCGTTGACCATGTCTCACTCCCGGCGGTGAAAATATCCTGAAATGCAGTTGGAAAATTGAGACAATGTTGGATAAAGACACGGATAGACACAAACTTTCCCAATTTTAGATGTCCTTTGAACCCATAATATTTTATTCAGACCACTTGGGTCAGATAGACAAGGGAATAATTATTTTCAACtggacaaattcaaaatttgtcatTGTCATAGATCAGcctaggaattttttttttttttttttatagaattttGCAGTCAAGACGGTCGGCCGAAGATACAATTCCAAGTTGCAAAAAAGATCACTGCCCCATGCATTGAACCTTGTATACTGTAGCCTGACCAATTCAAAGTTTTTCATCGATTAAACAAATGATCATTTCAATTAGATGGGTATACATCTTGTCTCCATGTGACAGTTAGGCTATAAGGTGAAGCTGAAGGACAAAGTAAAAAATTACATTGAAGTTAAGAGAATATTGTACGTAAAGAATTTTTAAATTAGTGATTAAATAGGGAAAAAAAACTCAGGTATAGACTTCACACATGGATTAATCAAGTGATGATAAATCAAAGAATGAGCACAACAGGGTTCTATTCTCACCAAAAGCAAATTGTTGGAGCCACCCATACAACACAAACTTGGCCAGCCATAGGGTATGGAGTCTTGTTGGGTGGTACTTGGACAGTAGCAGATTAAATTGTGATCAAACACTTcgctacccaaaaaaaataaaaaataaaaaatccaacgttttctttttcttttattttttgtatttttaggCAAACAACAGGTAATATTGGTGATTGCTATCTAATAACTttgattaaaaatttaaattgtcTTGCAACAAAAAAGTATTTAACCTTAGGATTAATTTGATGGTACTAATTTGGTTTTTTGCCCCGGTTCTTGATGTTCAATTGGCAGGATTAAATGTTCAGTGAATTACTTCCATTGGCCAAATTAGTGGGTCTTAACATCACAACATGCAATGCAGCAATTCAAGAACCAAAACAAATGAGAAAGATCAAAGAATTTAAGAGGTGAGTCGTTACTTACAAAGATAACTGCTTTGATGATTGTGTCAGTAAGTTCAGGATCAAAGTCTCCACGTTTCTGAATTTTGAGAAGAACATCAACAATAGTCTCCTTCGTTTCTTCTGTACTTGCCTGATTTGCCTCTTTCAATAATTTCTCTTTATGATCTTTGAGAATGTTTTCGACTATTTCATCAACCTGTTTGTGCACAATCTCCTTCTTATACCTCGTGATGCTCAAAACTTGAAGCAGTTTCACAGAAGGATACATGTCAGCTAAGCTGAAGCCTGATGTCAACTTACTTATTTCCTCTGTTAGTTGGATGTATTTTTCTGTATTTCTATCTTTtttcccaaatgcaatgcagcCCGTGATGCCATAACTGAGAGAGAAAAGGCTTTTGCTAATATTGATGATGGATCCCTTTTGAGAATGTATTGATTTGATGAGATTGAAGACTTCCTCTTCCCTAATTGATTTGAAAGCCTGGACGCGATTTCGACTTAGGAGCTCAACAGTGCATATCTTTCGCAGCTGTCTCCAATGATTTCCATATGGTGCAAGGACAAGATCTGTAAAACCATAGGAGATGATATTGAATGCAACATGATGATTAGGTCTTGAAGCAAATAACATATCATTGGTTTTGTAGATCTCTTTTGCCATTTCTGGTGAAGTTACAATGATGGTTGAAATTTCACCAAGCTTTAGATGCATTAATGGTCCATATCTTCCTGCCAAGTCTCTGAGCATGAGATGGAGTTGTGATCCAAAAAGTTGATGTATGTTTCCTATGATAGGAAGTGGCTTAGGACCAGGGGGaagcttcaatcttgagttcttACGTATGGGTTTTGAGAGCATTTTTATTAATATGATATAGAAGATAAGGAACAGACTGAGGAAAAAGATGAGCTCCATGGAGAATGGATAAACAGCAGTGCAATTTGAGTTGATTTCCTCAAGGAAGAGGAGAATTTATAAGCACAATAGAAGGATAAGAGAATGAGACGTATCaccaataataatatttattttaataatcaATCACTAATGTCAAAATATGACAACAGAAATTCTaaagtaaaacaaaattatCTTCAAAAAAGTGGTGTTTGAAGTGAGATTATTATGAGACTAAGAATTGGACTGTTATAGGACAATTTTTGCAAAGAGAAATTGAACGAAATTCCTCATGAAATAGCTATACAGTAGATGAGCAACTCCTAATTAAGTCTTTCTTGGCTGCCGTTCGAGGGTTAGTCAATTTCTAGGTGCGTTATGAAAAGTATGGCCTCAGCCAATTCTTAGCACATACTAATTTATCCAAAGTATTCAGCTATTCAAACCTTGTAATATCTATTTGGAAATTTGTCCTTTTCTCTAATAGGGAAAAGTTAGAAACTGCATACCAACGGAACTTGTAACCAAGCTTCCATTGAACAAAGTTGAACGAGCCTTTTGTTCAACTTAGGACTGATTCACATGCAATATTGGCATCATTTGCTAATTTGTTACTAAATGTTCATGGGATATCTTGTAAGTCCTTTTTTGATTCTTTTTAAGTAAGCAATAAAACATTGTAATAGTTGTTTTCTGATTCAGGTAAACACCGACCTTGAAGCACATCAATTCATAAACATGTAGCTATAAAAATGTTATACTCAATTCATTCACATCAATCCACGAACGTTGTGATAGTTGTTCATGGGATAGGCAAGAGGGATTTGAATTTAGAATCTTTAATTCCTGATATCTCAACTTTAATCACTAGGTTAATACCTTCTTGGTTGAAGTTATTTAGTTGATGTAGTGTGTATGCTTCTCGGGTTTAATGCAAAGttattttttccttaaaaaatattaaaattcaaTAAGAAACTTGCAGACTTGATTTTATTTTCAACACCACAAGGCACGATTACGTGTAGCAagaacaccaaatttttgaataaaatttaattttttatttattttggcattaagaaatttgaataaaactaaaatatttattttaaaaaataaaaatttaataaaaatcgATTGAACCTTttgatttttaccaatttaacTGATTCTTAACCATATTTGACCAGTTCAATTGATTCTTTGAGTTATTAATTGAATCAGACCGGAGACATGATCGATTCGTAGTTTGAGCAGTTCAACTGGCCGGTCCAATCCGTTTTTCAAAACACTGCTCCTTAGATTGGATTGGTGAATTCTAGATCTTCTACGACagagtaaatatctcaaaagcCAAGTACGCTTGCGTGATGAATGCCGAATTGTTTCAGTTGACAGTGAACCCCTCACAATCACACGCGCGTTGTCTCCAGACAATTGGTAGTCTTATCTACCTTACTGCTGCTCGATGAAATGCTATCAATTTTAGTATTCCGTGTAACAAAGTTATGAATGTTCGACTTTACATTTTATCAAACAGTTCTCAAAGAGGAAATAAATGGAATCCTTCTTTGAAACTACTAGAAATAATCAGTATAAGAAAcacagaaaggaagaaaaaatagcaaaatCAGAATcgaaacctcaagaaaagaacaCCCTATATTGTGCATTATGTAATCAAAATTAGCTGAtcacttctttttttatttttaaaaattttttcccCCAGGAGAAGCGCGAGATTTATGGATTAGCTAATCTCTTATTGTTGGGAGCCAACATATTTTTATGCTATATGGAGATCAGTGCAAGCTATGATATGATATATCTATCATAAGCCATCTCCTTGGCTATTTGAACTTCAGCAGTGGTTCCGTCAGGGAAAGTCCCGATCTTGTTTTGATAAATCAACTAGGTTAGGTTTGCAGTAGCTCTCCATGTGGAAGGAATCGCTTTACAGTAGGAACTATGAAATGTCTCAGGATCATGCTTTGTGCATTTTGGACCAGAAGCTCGGATCGCTCAGGAATCGTCTGGCTAAAAGCCGCAGAATGGGTGGAATAGACGGGATATGCTTGGATTTGAGATAGTATTGAGGAATATAGGTTTGGATGCAATCtatttatatgtattttgagATTAATTTGAGCGGGATTACTTTGGGATGAGTTTGGATTAATCTCGTCTAATACTCAGATTTATTTTCTAcattcttttttcctttaattctttttttttttatataacttttcatatctttaatttattaaatttcttttggttttattgtgaatttatattttcctaaattttttttcctcaaatttttttttattt
This Coffea arabica cultivar ET-39 chromosome 3e, Coffea Arabica ET-39 HiFi, whole genome shotgun sequence DNA region includes the following protein-coding sequences:
- the LOC113737770 gene encoding tabersonine 16-hydroxylase 2-like, with the protein product MELIFFLSLFLIFYIILIKMLSKPIRKNSRLKLPPGPKPLPIIGNIHQLFGSQLHLMLRDLAGRYGPLMHLKLGEISTIIVTSPEMAKEIYKTNDMLFASRPNHHVAFNIISYGFTDLVLAPYGNHWRQLRKICTVELLSRNRVQAFKSIREEEVFNLIKSIHSQKGSIINISKSLFSLSYGITGCIAFGKKDRNTEKYIQLTEEISKLTSGFSLADMYPSVKLLQVLSITRYKKEIVHKQVDEIVENILKDHKEKLLKEANQASTEETKETIVDVLLKIQKRGDFDPELTDTIIKAVIFDIFTAGSETWSTTMEWAISEIIRNPVVMERAQDEVRNVFDEKGNVDESSLHELKYLGAIIKETLRIHPSVPLLLPRECSEQCEINGYQIPAKSRVLVNAWAIGRDPMYWVDAEKFNPDRFLDSEVDYKGNNYEYIPFGSGRRICPGISYAQANIELLLAQLLFHFDWKLPGELKHDQLDMTENFGLSMRRKNDLHLILDPYHCSGLNKNY